The DNA sequence GCTGTTGTCAACGCCCCGCGTAACAATAAAGCTTTCTCCTAAGTCTTCACGGAATTTTCCCGGGATTATGAGTCTGCCCTTTGTGTCAATATTATGTTGATATTGGCCAAGCAGCATTACCCACACCCCTTTTTGCTTAGTTGTCTCCACTTAGTACCACTTTATTTCACTTTTCACCACATAAAGTTATTTTAATGAACCTTAATCAACTTTTCAAGCGGTTTTTACACATTTATTATTAGATTACATAACTTTTTTTATAAAAGTGTGAGAACATATGTACTATATACTATATATAGTGTTAGTTTTCCAAATGATAATGATATTTGCTTTATTTAGGGATTACATAAAAAAACACCGGCACACAATAATATTATGTGCCGGTGACATATATTAAATTCTTTGTAAAATCCTTACTTTATAAACTTATCATGTATAGCTCTGACTGCAGCGTCCGCATCCCCAGCTTCTATCAAAACAGAGACCTTGATTTCGCTTGTCGCAATCATCTGAATATTAATTCCTGCATCATACAGAGCCTCAAACATCATCGCAGCTATTCCGGGATTGTTGACCATTCCCGCTCCCACAATGGATACTTTCGCTACATTTTCATCATATTTGAACTCTCTTGCCTGAATCGAGCCTTTTAAATCATCAAGAACACTTAATGTATCCTTCAAATGATTTTTGCTTATTGTAAAGCTTATGTCATTCTTACCGTCAGAACCAAGTGACTGGATAATAATATCAACATTGACCTTTTTCTTAGAAAGTGCAGAAAACAGTCTGAACGCAATACCCGGTTCATCCTTTACACCGAGCACCGATACGCGAATAACATCTTCGTCCTTTGCAACGCCTCTTACTAACATTTTTTCCATACTGACAACCTCCTTGACTTTTGTGCCTGGTACTCGTTTTAAACTTGATACAACCTCAAGATTAACGCCGTATTTCTTTGCCATTTCAACTGATCTGTTATGAAGCACCTGTGCCCCTAGAGAAGCAAGTTCAAGCATTTCATCAAACGTGATCTCATCCATTTTTACAGCTGTGGGAACCTTTCTCGGATCTGCCGTATAAACTCCGTCTACATCGGTGTATATTTGGCAAAGATCCGCGTGCATAACTGCCGCAATAGCTACAGCAGTGGTATCTGAGCCTCCACGTCCGAGAGTTGTTATATCATCATATTTGTTTATTCCCTGAAAACCAGCCGCAATAACTATATGTTTATTATCTAATTCAGCTTTCATGCGCTCAGTATCACATTGTTTAATACGAGCGTTGCTGTATGTTGAATCGGTTTTCATTCCGATCTGCCATCCTGTAAGAGATGTAACCGGATAGCCCAGCTTTTCAATTGCCATTGCAAGAAGAGAAATAGAAATCTGTTCTCCTGTTGAAAGCAGTACATCCATCTCTCTGCGAGAGGCATCAGGGTTGATTTCATTTGCCTTTGCAATGAGGTCGTCAGTCGTATCGCCCTGAGCAGAGACGACAACAATCACATTGTTTCCGGCGTCATACGTTTCTGTTACTATACTCGCAACGTTCATTATCCTCTCCGCGTTGGCAACAGACGAACCGCCGAATTTTTGTACGATAAGACTCATATTTTGCTCCAGTTTCCGCAACCCACAATTGTTCAAAAAATCCCCTTTTCTTGTGACGCGGTGCCGCACCTCACGGCGGGCGGCCTGCCGAATTTATTACAAAGTTTTTTAACGACGATTTTACAAAATCGCTGCTCCCTGATTATCAGGTCTTAACATAGCAACATTAAAAAGCGACTCGCTGTTTTTCAAAAAAGCAGACGCTTTCTGTTCAAAGCGCGTATCGTTGGACGAAACAACGGATATAATGGAAGAGCCGGCTCCGCTTAGATAGGTTGCATATGCGCCGAGATCTTTTGCCATTGATATGATATCATCTGCTCCGTGTATCAGTGGAAGACGATAAGGTTCATGCAGTTTGTCAGAAACAGCGTATTTCAGCAGGCTATAATCTTTTTTAATAAAAGCCGACGCCGCAAGCGCAGCATGGGAAAGATTAAAGATAGTATCTTCGAGTGAAACACTTGACGGCAAGATCTTTCGAGCAAATGAAGTTTTCATTTCAAAATCCGGGACAAAAACTGCAAAATTTATCTCATCCCCGATTTCTGTTTTTATAAAATGAGTTTTGCCTTCGTCAACCGTTGAGACAGTAAATCCGCCGACTGCAGCCGGAACAACATTATCTGGATGTCCTTCTATTTCTACTGCATGGTCGATAAGCTCCAGTTCGGTCATTGGTGAGCCGAGCAGCGCGTTAGCGCCATAAAGACCTGCTATTACACATGCCGAACTACTTCCAAGTCCTCTCGTCATAGGAATATCACTTTTTTGTATAATATGGATGCCAGTGAATTTCTTTCCGGCAACCTTATAAAAATCTTTCATCGTCTGAACAACGAGATTTTCATTTTCAGAGGTTATTTTAATTTCATCGTCTGATTCAATCAATACACTGTCCCATTCTTCCATTTCAACAGTGTTATATAAAGAAAGCGCTAAACCTATACTGTCAAAACCCGGTCCGAAATTTGCACTGGTTGCCGGCACCCGAACCTTAATCATCATTCCTCCATTTTGCTGTATTACAGCACTCTTAAAGTAGAACTCTCTTTCACGCCTTTATAATTTTTTACCTTCTCAAAGAGAGTATCAAAATCGGATTGTTTCATCTCGTTTGTAAAAAATGCAAAAGTATCGTCGCCAAAATCATGTGAATTTATTGCTCGCATCTGCGGGAATATTTCTTCACAAAGCTTTTTAACAGGCTTTATATCTTCAGCCTTAACCCTAACCATAAATGAAAATATATAATTTCTGTAATCCTCTACAAGTTCCGGCGCCTGATCTCTAGTTGTTTCCTCCCATGAAAGATATTTTCTTGCGTGTATATGCTTTACGCAGTCAATAACGTCAGCAACGACTGCACTTGCAGTAGGAAGTTTTCCGGCGCCTTTTCCGTAAAACATAACGTCACCTGTAGCATCACCCTCAACTAGTATTCCGTTGAAAACATCTTCAACATTTGAAAGAGGGTTTTCACTGTCAACAACAAAAGGAGCAACTATAACCGAAAGCTTCTCGTTTTTAAGTTTTTCAACACATCCAATAAGTTTTACGACAGCTCCGGCGTCCTCAGCGATTTTGACATCCGCAAGCTTTATGGAAGTAATACCCTCCGTGTGTACAAAATCAGGGTAAATATGCTTGCCAAAAGCGAGTGATGACAAAATGCAAATCTTACGGCACGCATCTTTTCCTTCAATATCAGCTGAAGGATTGCGCTCAGCATAACCCTTTTCCTGAGCTTCAGTCAAAGCGTTATCAAACGTTTTATTATTTTTTATCATTTGTGTTAATATATAATTAGTCGTACCATTTAAAATCCCGCTGATTTTCGAAAGACGATTTGCAGCAAGGCATTGGCTCATCGGTCTTATTATTGGAATCCCGCCGCCGACGCTTGCCTCAAAAAGATAGTTTAAGTTGTTTTTCTTGGCAATTGCAAGCAGTTCTCCACCCTTTTCCGCAACCACTTCTTTGTTGGAAGTTACAACGCTTTTGCCCTTTTCCAATGCCGCCTTTGTAAAATCATATGCCGGGTGGATACCTCCCATTACTTCAACGACAATAGAAATTTCCGGATCGTTTAATATTACGTTATAATCCTTGATAAACCTGTCTGAGTACGGAAGTCCCGGAAATTCTTTTAAGTCGAGTATATACTTGACATTAATTCCTTCTCCCGCCTTCACGCCTATACTATCTTTATTTTTCATTATAACTTCAAGCACGCCGGAACCAACAATACCATGCCCTAAAACTGCGATCTGAATCATATCTAAGTTCTCCCTTCATTATTCGCTTCCAACTACGGACGCTTCCAGCACTCCTGTAACAGCTCTTAGCATTTTCAGCATTTCATCTATACTGATATTCATTTTTCCCGTTTCAAATGATATGGATACCGGCGCAACGCCGTTAGACGGGATGCTTTGGTTAATCGTTAAAATATTGCAGCCGTTTGTCGCGAAAAAAGAAAGCATTCTGGATAAGGCACCAGTTTCATTTCTAAGAATTGCGGTAAGCGTTATTACCTTATCCTTAGTCTTTTCAAAGAATGGGAAAACAAAGTCCTTATATTTATAAAATGCGCTCCGGGAAATGCCAACTTTTTCGGCAGCCTCGTTTATAGTTCTGGCACCGCCTTTTGCAAGCAGTTCCTTGACCTCAATGACTTTCATATAAACAGGCGGTAAAACGGATGCTTCTATGAGATAATATGTTCCCTTATCACGGCTCACAAAAAGTCCCCCATCGGTAAACATTTGTACTCGTATTAGATAATATATCATATTAACTACAGCTCGGTCAAGTGTTTAAATTATTAAATAATTTTAACAATATATTGATAAATATTGCATATTGCACTAAAACATAATAATATTAAATAGACAGTAATAAATTTAGTATGAAGTTTAAACGATAAACTATACAGATTAGGAGGTGTGTATGCAGCATTCTTACAGCGACAAGAAACTTAAATTTATTATAGACGTCATCTACCTTGCACTTGTTGCGGGCATTGTGTATTTAGTATTCAAATACGCGCTTGCTTGGATACTTCCGTTTATAATCGGGTTTGCAGTTGCTGCGATAATTTCTCCTCTTGTACGTATGCTAAACAGGCGAGCACATATACCAAAGGGGTTATCAAGCGGCCTGCTTGTATTGGGTTTTTTTGCCCTTGTGGCTTTTTTAATAGGTCAGTTAGTTCAGCGAATAGCTTTCGAGCTTAACAACCTTGTCCATGACCTTCCGTCAATTTCACAGAATCTGCTCAGCATCATTGACAGACTTTTGGAGAAGTTTAGTAACTTTTCAAACCTTTTGCCTGATAATATTGCGGACATGCTGACCTCTGCAATCAACTCCTCACTTTCATCTCTGCCGGACGTTGTATATAAATTTGTTTTGATGCTTGGTGGCGGAATAAAAGATTTTGCAATATCCCTTCCTAATGTATTTATTTTTATTTTAGCTACCATCGTTTCGTCTATCCTTATAAGCTCCGAGTATTCATACATTAAGGCATTTATTTATATGCAGATCCCCGAAAAGGTACGCGGAATTATATTTGAAGCGCGTGAGCATTTAGTCTTGACTATATTCCGTATGTTCAGAGCTTACTTGATTATAATTGTCGTTACATTCTGCGAGCTTTCGGTTGGATTTTTGATTATCGGCATTGAATATGCAATAACACTGGCATTTATTATCGCAATTGTTGATATTTTGCCAATACTTGGGGTTGGCACTGTATTAGTACCCTGGGCGGTCATCAGTCTTATAAACGGTCATTACGGTCTTGCAATTTCACTGCTGCTAATTTACGGGTTTGTAACTGCGGTCCGTCAGGCAATTGAGCCGAAAATCGTTGGAAATCAGATCGGTCTTCCTCCCCTTGTAACACTAATTTGTATTTATGTCGGCTTAAAGATCTTTGGCGTTCTAGGCATGTTTATCGCACCTATATTTGTGATTATACTATGCAGGCTTCAGGATTCTGGATACTTTAAGTTATGGACACCGCTTCACCGATCAAAAAATAAACAAGAAAAAACTTAATAATTATCACCCCATCTGGGGGTATTCTCTTTTATATAAAAACAGGCGTTCAGCTGTATGCAACAGCTGAACGCCTGTTTTTTTGCCCGCCTTCTTGAAAGGCATTTATTTATTATGTTTTCGAACATTTCTAACAAATCCGTCTGCAAGTATGATAGCGATTGATAAAAATATTTTGAGGAGAAATCCATGTATCCTGGCCCCGCCGGAAATGCCATCTGCAATAACAAGAGTGATCATATTAACAAAAACTCCAGCTATTCCAAAAGTGACCAGGTTAAACGGCAGCGCAAGCAGCGAAAAAAGAGGTCTTAGAAATGTATTTATAACTGCTAAAATCAAGGCAAGAAATAACAGTGAAGGAACCCCGCCTTTTACACCACTAAAAATAGCAGAAAACACTAAAATAACAGCTGAATATGTAAAAAATCTGTAAAACAGCTTAGAGAACATTATCTAAAACCAACCTTTATCTTTATTTTTTCATTTGATTCGAGATCTAATATATCATATTTCTCAGAATTATTAAAGGCATAAAAGAAATCTAAAAACGGCGTACATTTTAACTTTGATATATGACTGTTGAACATTGACATTAATCTTACAAAATCATCAAGGTCATCGAAAAATTCTGCAAATACCCACTTAGGCAAATTGATATTAATGTAAAACCTTTTGATCGACATATAAAAATAAAAGTGACAGTATCTAGTCGACATAAACTTTTACATTTGCTCCTTTTCCAGAATCGCCCGATTCGATATCGACAAGATTTTCATCCATCTCTCCGCTTAAAAACATATCAATAAGACCCGGAAGGTCGATAGAATCTATATCTATTCCGTTCTCTGCCATTTCATTTCTTGCGCTTTTCGGGATAAGAGTCGTGAGTCCTGCAAGCTTTCTTGCCGCATCAAGGGGCAGATTAACGCGAACTTTAGTTTTCTCGCCATGTTCATCTTTTGAATCAACAACTACCCGCAGCATATTCTTTTTTTTCTTTGGTGATGCAGCTTTGGCAATTGCTTCAGTGCCGACGTCGTTTCCTAAGGCTTCAATAAGCTTTTTCCCTTCTTCTGCAGTAATCTTTCCTTCTTCGATCATTTTTAGAATTTGCATTGTATCTTCTGTCATGCTAATCTCTCCTTTATTTAATTATTGCTTTAATAAGTTCGGCCGCTTCGTCTGCAGTTATTTCGCCCTTTTCTAGTTTTTCCAGAACCTCTTTTCTTTCCTGTGACGTATCAGGCTTGATTCCTTCCAGTCCCAGTCTAGAAATTATAGCATCCAAGCGATTTCTGACAGTCGGATATGATATATTCAGTTCCTTCTCAACTTCCTTAATATTTCCTCTGCATTTGATAAATGTCAGCAGAAACTGTTTCTCATTTGGGGAAAGATCGCAAAACTCGCATCCCTCAAACTTGCCAGTAAGCTCGCTGTTGCATTTTTTACACGTAAGTCTTGTTATTTCATATTCACCGCCGCACACAGGGCATGTTGACGGCGCAATATACTTCTCTATAATTATCACCTCTGTTAATTATTATATTCATAATATTAAATATGTCAATACATTATATTAAAAATATTAATATCTAAATTAATTTATTTAATTTAGATATTAATATTCTTAATCAGTAATAAAAAAAGAGAGCAAATGCTCTCTTTTTTTATTAAAAGCTGTTAATTAGACTTCGATCTCAGTAACAACGCCGGATCCAACAGTTCTGCCACCCTCACGGATAGCGAACCGCAGACCCTTTTCAATAGCGATAGGAGTGATCAGTTCTACATCCATTGTAACGTTATCGCCAGGCATGCACATCTCAACGCCTTCAGGTAGATTAACTACGCCGGTAACGTCTGTAGTTCTGAAATAGAACTGAGGTCTGTAGTTATTAAAGAAAGGTGTATGTCTGCCGCCCTCTTCTTTAGTAAGAACGATAACCTGACCTTTAAATTTTGTATGAGGTTTAATGCTACCTGGTTTAGCAAGAACCTGTCCTCTTTCGATCTCGTTTCTCTGAATACCACGAAGCAGAGCACCGATGTTATCACCGGCTTCAGCGAAATCAAGCAGTTTTCTGAACATTTCGATACCGGTAACAACCGTCTTCTTCGGAGCGTCCATCAAACCAACGATTTCAACTTCCTCTGCCATCTTAAGAACGCCTCTCTCAACTCTGCCGGTAGCAACAGTGCCACGACCAGTAATTGTGAATACGTCCTCAACAGGCATTAAGAAAGGCAGGTTGTCATTTCTTTCAGGTGTTGGGATATAATCATCAACAGCATCCATAAGCTCAAGGATAGGAGCATATTCAGGAGCACTCGGATCGGTAGATGTGCTCTCAAGTGCTGTAAGAGCGGAACCTTTGATTATAGGTGTATCATCGCCAGGGAAATCATAAGCTGAAAGAAGTTCGCGAACTTCCATCTCAACGAGATCAAGAAGCTCAGGATCGTCAACCTGGTCAACCTTATTTAAGAAAACAACAATGTTCGGCACGCCAACCTGACGGGCAAGCAGGATGTGCTCACGGGTCTGAGGCATTGGGCCGTCAGCTGCGGAAACAACTAGTATAGCACCGTCCATCTGAGCTGCGCCGGTGATCATGTTCTTAACATAGTCAGCATGTCCTGGGCAGTCAACGTGTGCATAGTGTCTTTTATCAGTTTCATACTCAACGTGAGCTGTATTGATTGTTATGCCTCTTTCTCTTTCTTCCGGCGCCTTGTCGATCATATCATATGCTTCGAACTTTGCCTTGCCCTGGAATGCAAGAACCTTTGTAATAGCCGCAGTAAGAGTAGTTTTACCATGGTCAACGTGACCAATCGTGCCAATATTGACGTGGGGTTTATTTCTTTCAAATTTAGCCTTTGCCATTACCTTTTTTCCTCCTCTTTTCTTATGAGAAATTTATAAATCGTGAAAATATAATATAATTTTTTTTACCAAAATTCAAGTGCTTTTTTGCTTATTATTCAGCCTTTTTACGACCGCTTATAATCGCTTCAGCAATACTCTTCGGAATCTCGGTATAATGTGATGGCTCCATTGAATATGAGCCGCGTCCCTGAGTCTTAGAACGAAGGTCTGTCGCATAACCGAACATCTCTGACAGTGGAACAAATGAGTCGATCTGCTGGAAACCTGGTCTTGCGATCATGCCCTGAATCTGACCACGGCGTGAGTTCAAATCACCCATAACGTCGCCCATATACTCCTCAGGAACAGTAACGTCAACCTTCATTATCGGCTCTGTCAAAACAGGATCAGCTTTTCTCATAGCCTCTTTGAAAGCCATTGAACCGGCGATCTTAAATGCCATTTCGGAAGAGTCGACCTCGTGGTAAGAACCATCATAAAGGGTCACTTTACAGTCAACAACCGGATATCCGGCGAGAACACCTGAAAGCATTGCACCCTGAATACCTGCATCAACAGCCGGGATATATTCCTTCGGGATAGCACCGCCGACGACCTTGTTAATAAATTCATATCCCTTGCCGCTTTCGTTCGGCTCAAGAATGATTTTAACGTGACCATACTGACCTTTACCGCCGGACTGTCTGGCGTATTTAACGTCAACATTCGCAGACTTTCTGACTGTTTCCTTGTAGGCAACCTGAGGTTTACCAACGTTAGCTTCAACTTTGAATTCACGAAGCATTCTGTCAACGATGATTTCAAGGTGAAGCTCGCCCATTCCGGCGATTATCGTTTGACCGGTTTCCTCATCAGTATAGGTTCTGAAAGTCGGATCTTCTTCAGCAAGCTTAGAAAGGGCTATGCCCATTTTCTCCTGACCTGCTTTGGTCTTTGGCTCAATTGCGACACGGATAACCGGCTCTGGAAACTCCATAGACTCAAGTATGATCGGATATTTTTCGTCACACAGAGTATCACCGGTAGTTGTATTCTTCAAACCGACAGCTGCAGCGATATCGCCGGAGTAAACCGTTTCAATATCCTGCCTGTGGTTCGCATGCATCTGCAGAATTCTGCCGAAACGCTCTTTATCGTCCTTAACTGAATTCAAAACGCCTGCGCCCTTGTTAACTGTTCCGGAATAAACACGGAAAAAGCACAGTTTACCAACAAACGGGTCTGTCGCGATCTTGAATGCAAGAGCTGCGAAAGGAGCGTTATCATCAGTCGGTCTCTCTTCCTCTTCCCCTGTCTCAGGATTAACGCCTTTGATATGAGGAATATCAAGCGGAGAGGGCATAAAATCAACAACTGCATCCATAAGTTTCTGAACGCCTTTATTTTTATAAGAAGTACCGCACACAACAGGTACTATTTCATTAGCAATTGTCGCTTTTCTAAGTGCTTTTTTGATTTCATCGACGGTGATCTCCTCACCCTCAAGAAACTTCATCGCTAATTCATCATCGGTGCTGGCAACAGCATCAAGCATTGCCTCTCTGTATTCTTTCGCACGTTCAGCCATATCTTCAGGGATATCTTCAACACGAATATCTGTTCCAAGGTCATTGTAATAGATATATGACTTCATCTCTAGAAGATCAACGATTCCTTTGAATGATTCTTCAGATCCGATAGGAAGCTGAATGGGAACAGCGTTAGCTTTAAGCCTATCTTTCATCATGCTTACAACACGATAAAAGTCCGCGCCCATAATGTCCATTTTGTTTACATATGCCATCCTCGGCACATGATATTTATCTGCTTGTCTCCACACGGTCTCTGACTGCGGTTCAACCCCGCCCTTGGCGCAAAATACAGTTACCGATCCGTCCAGAACACGAAGTGAACGTTCAACTTCAACTGTAAAGTCAACGTGTCCAGGCGTGTCGATTATATTGATGCGGTGGCCATTCCACTGGCAGGTGGTAGCAGCAGAAGTAATTGTAATACCTCTCTCCTGCTCCTGTTCCATCCAGTCCATTGTAGCGGCACCCTCATGAACTTCACCAATTTTATGAGTTTTACCTGTATAGAACAGAATACGCTCAGTGGTGGTAGTTTTTCCGGCATCAATGTGTGCCATTATGCCAATATTCCTTGTGAGTTCAAGCGGGAATTCTCTCGCCATTGTATATCTCCTTCAAATAATTTACCATCTGTAATGTGCGAAAGCCTTATTAGCTTCTGCCATCTTATGGGTATCGTCTTTCTTCTTTACAGATCCGCCGGTGTTGTTAATAGCATCGAGCAGCTCGTTTGCAAGTCTTTCCCTCATTGTCTTTTCTCCTCTTGCGCGCGAGTAAACTGTTAGCCAGCGAAGCCCCAGTGTCTGTCTTCTAGCAGGTCTTACCTCTATAGGAACCTGATAAGTAGCACCGCCGACACGTCTTGCTTTAACTTCAAGAACCGGCATGATGTTTTCCATAGCCGCCTCGAAAACTTCTAATGGATCTTTACCTGTTTTTTCTTTAATTATATCAAATGCACCGTACACTATTTTCTGTGCTACGCCCTTCTTGCCGTCATACATAACGTTATTGATAAGGCGAGTAACCACCTTACTGCCGTACAATGGGTCTGGCAGCACATCTCTTACGGGAACTGAACCTCTTCTCGGCACGTTCTTCCCTCCTTCATAATAATTGATATAATAGGTACTCGAAAGCTTATTGCCCCCGTCAGCCCTGCCGAGATTTAAAGAATCCTACTTAAAGTTCGGTATATATGTTAAATCACGGACAAAGCAACGAATGCTTTGCGTAAATATTTACGCATCAATTTTGCGAAAATTACTTCGCAGCCCCAGCTTTGGGACGTTTAGCGCCGTATTTAGAGCGGCCCTGTCTTCTCTTGTCAACACCCTGCGCATCAAGTGTTCCTCTGATGATGTGGTAACGAACACCAGGAAGGTCTTTAACTCTTCCGCCTCTGATCAGAACAACACTATGCTCCTGCAGGTTATGACCTACGCCAGGGATGTAAGCTGAAACCTCTGTCCCGTTGGACAGACGAACTCTTGCCATCTTTCTGAGCGCTGAGTTAGGCTTTTTAGGTGTCATGGTCTTAACGGCCGTGCACACGCCTCTCTTTTGCGGTGACGACTGGTCTGTTGCTTTCTTCTTTAAGGTGTTAAATCCTCTCTGAAGAGCCGGTGCGGTTGACTTTTTAAACGAAGTCTCTCTTCCGTTTTTGACCAGCTGATTGAATGTCATCATGCGGCAAATCTCCTCCTTTCAAAAATAATAATATATGCACACGCTAAAATAAGGGTTACCTTAAAATAGCGGAACATGTGTAGTTTTTGCGCGAATAGGATAATTATTCTTTTATAATTGCAACAACTGCCGCTCCAACGTCTATTTTACATGCAGCGCCGAGCTTTTTCATGGTTTCAACCTCAACAAGTGGAATACCTTTTTCTTTAGCTAAGTTTACAGCAGGCATCAAAACGGTTGGCGCAGCATCCGCTGCTGTTATAATAACCTCGGCACGGTTTTCACGAAGCACTTTTTTGACCTGCTTGATGCCCACAACATGTGGTTTGGACAAAAGTGTGTCAATCATAATTAAACTCCATGCACCTCAATATGACAAAATTTGCTGCCGCCGCTAAACAAGCGACGCGCCGATTCATTCATTTAACAATTTTAATAAAACCGAGTTTTGCACCCCTTTACATGAAAGGGGTGCAAACACACGCATAATATTATACCAAAAATTACTGGGCGCTGTCAACACCATTTATTTTAGTACCTGTCTCAGTAATTTCAACATCGCGGTAAATTCCCATACCTGTTCCCGCGGGAACAAGCTTACCGATAATAACGTTTTCTTTAAGTCCAAGCAGAGGATCAACCTTGCCTTTTGTAGCAGCGTCAGTCAATACACGAGTTGTCTCCTGGAATGAAGCCGCCGACAAGAACGAGTCTGTTTCAAGGGAAGCTTTTGTAATACCCTGCAGAACCGGTATCCCAGTCGCCGGGCGAAGTTCCACTTCATCGGATACTCTGTCTTCTATCTTCTTGTTTTCTTCATCCATCTCATAGCGGTTAATCATACTGCTCATAAGCAGCGGCGTGTCTCCGCCGTCCTCTATTCTGACTTTCTTCATCATCTGACGGACGATAACTTCTATATGCCTGTCGTTGATATCAACGCCCTGCAGTCTGTACACACGCTGAACTTCCTGAATAAGATAGTTCTGAACAGCTGCCGCGCCAAGGACATCCATAATTCTATGGGGGCTCGGAGCGCCCTCAGTAAGTTTTGTGCCGACTTTAACATGCTGACCATCTGCAACACGAATGTCGAGCCCGTAAGGAATAGCATAATCTCTTCTCGTTGCCTCCTGAGGAACATCGGCAGCTATAGTAATCTGCTTTATGCCGCCTGTACGCATT is a window from the Bacillota bacterium genome containing:
- a CDS encoding aspartate kinase; the protein is MSLIVQKFGGSSVANAERIMNVASIVTETYDAGNNVIVVVSAQGDTTDDLIAKANEINPDASRREMDVLLSTGEQISISLLAMAIEKLGYPVTSLTGWQIGMKTDSTYSNARIKQCDTERMKAELDNKHIVIAAGFQGINKYDDITTLGRGGSDTTAVAIAAVMHADLCQIYTDVDGVYTADPRKVPTAVKMDEITFDEMLELASLGAQVLHNRSVEMAKKYGVNLEVVSSLKRVPGTKVKEVVSMEKMLVRGVAKDEDVIRVSVLGVKDEPGIAFRLFSALSKKKVNVDIIIQSLGSDGKNDISFTISKNHLKDTLSVLDDLKGSIQAREFKYDENVAKVSIVGAGMVNNPGIAAMMFEALYDAGINIQMIATSEIKVSVLIEAGDADAAVRAIHDKFIK
- the thrB gene encoding homoserine kinase, yielding MIKVRVPATSANFGPGFDSIGLALSLYNTVEMEEWDSVLIESDDEIKITSENENLVVQTMKDFYKVAGKKFTGIHIIQKSDIPMTRGLGSSSACVIAGLYGANALLGSPMTELELIDHAVEIEGHPDNVVPAAVGGFTVSTVDEGKTHFIKTEIGDEINFAVFVPDFEMKTSFARKILPSSVSLEDTIFNLSHAALAASAFIKKDYSLLKYAVSDKLHEPYRLPLIHGADDIISMAKDLGAYATYLSGAGSSIISVVSSNDTRFEQKASAFLKNSESLFNVAMLRPDNQGAAIL
- a CDS encoding homoserine dehydrogenase translates to MIQIAVLGHGIVGSGVLEVIMKNKDSIGVKAGEGINVKYILDLKEFPGLPYSDRFIKDYNVILNDPEISIVVEVMGGIHPAYDFTKAALEKGKSVVTSNKEVVAEKGGELLAIAKKNNLNYLFEASVGGGIPIIRPMSQCLAANRLSKISGILNGTTNYILTQMIKNNKTFDNALTEAQEKGYAERNPSADIEGKDACRKICILSSLAFGKHIYPDFVHTEGITSIKLADVKIAEDAGAVVKLIGCVEKLKNEKLSVIVAPFVVDSENPLSNVEDVFNGILVEGDATGDVMFYGKGAGKLPTASAVVADVIDCVKHIHARKYLSWEETTRDQAPELVEDYRNYIFSFMVRVKAEDIKPVKKLCEEIFPQMRAINSHDFGDDTFAFFTNEMKQSDFDTLFEKVKNYKGVKESSTLRVL
- a CDS encoding ACT domain-containing protein → MSRDKGTYYLIEASVLPPVYMKVIEVKELLAKGGARTINEAAEKVGISRSAFYKYKDFVFPFFEKTKDKVITLTAILRNETGALSRMLSFFATNGCNILTINQSIPSNGVAPVSISFETGKMNISIDEMLKMLRAVTGVLEASVVGSE
- the ytvI gene encoding sporulation integral membrane protein YtvI: MQHSYSDKKLKFIIDVIYLALVAGIVYLVFKYALAWILPFIIGFAVAAIISPLVRMLNRRAHIPKGLSSGLLVLGFFALVAFLIGQLVQRIAFELNNLVHDLPSISQNLLSIIDRLLEKFSNFSNLLPDNIADMLTSAINSSLSSLPDVVYKFVLMLGGGIKDFAISLPNVFIFILATIVSSILISSEYSYIKAFIYMQIPEKVRGIIFEAREHLVLTIFRMFRAYLIIIVVTFCELSVGFLIIGIEYAITLAFIIAIVDILPILGVGTVLVPWAVISLINGHYGLAISLLLIYGFVTAVRQAIEPKIVGNQIGLPPLVTLICIYVGLKIFGVLGMFIAPIFVIILCRLQDSGYFKLWTPLHRSKNKQEKT
- a CDS encoding DUF2089 domain-containing protein — translated: MIIEKYIAPSTCPVCGGEYEITRLTCKKCNSELTGKFEGCEFCDLSPNEKQFLLTFIKCRGNIKEVEKELNISYPTVRNRLDAIISRLGLEGIKPDTSQERKEVLEKLEKGEITADEAAELIKAIIK
- the tuf gene encoding elongation factor Tu, translating into MAKAKFERNKPHVNIGTIGHVDHGKTTLTAAITKVLAFQGKAKFEAYDMIDKAPEERERGITINTAHVEYETDKRHYAHVDCPGHADYVKNMITGAAQMDGAILVVSAADGPMPQTREHILLARQVGVPNIVVFLNKVDQVDDPELLDLVEMEVRELLSAYDFPGDDTPIIKGSALTALESTSTDPSAPEYAPILELMDAVDDYIPTPERNDNLPFLMPVEDVFTITGRGTVATGRVERGVLKMAEEVEIVGLMDAPKKTVVTGIEMFRKLLDFAEAGDNIGALLRGIQRNEIERGQVLAKPGSIKPHTKFKGQVIVLTKEEGGRHTPFFNNYRPQFYFRTTDVTGVVNLPEGVEMCMPGDNVTMDVELITPIAIEKGLRFAIREGGRTVGSGVVTEIEV